The genomic region TGCCGCGGTATAGCCTCACCAATcgtttttcttactttttaatttttcgcTATGATGGGTTCCGAATTTCCCAAAACATAAAGAAAGAGCGGTAATTAGTCTCGTGGCTAACAAAGAGGTTAAGCTTTTGGGGTATTGGGTTAAgagcatttaaaattttttgttaagtttGGTATATTATCCCCAATGGTACATCAAATCGATAGATGattgatacatatttattaattttaaataatagagtATTTTTCAATCATCTaataccaaaatataaaacattcaTACATATATGTCactattttattagttatagtATATACACCAAGCctatgtaaaaaaaattttctAGACCATTTGTGCAGAGAGTATAGCCACGTTGAAACTTAGGGCGGTGTTAATTATATCTAGGGGTGTTAATTATGTCTAATTATCATCAAGTCCCAATGGTtatgtaataattataattatagtttGACCTCTGTATTTGAGATTCAAATTAGTGCGTCTAAGGTTTATTTCCCTAAACTACTAACTTCCTTTActtcaaaaatgaaaaatgaaggGAAAAAAGCCAATAAGGAGAGAAGCAactaaaatttgagaaaattctattctttttcctccatatatcatatttattatgtatGTAAATGAAATGACAGTATTTTTAGCATTTTGGGTCTCATTTTTAATTGTTCAAGCTGCAAAATAACCTTAAACACTGATAAAAATTGAACGGAAATTAACAGAATCAAACATAATGGACATACTAATTCAaatctcaaaaagaaaaaacctgCTTATAATTATGACCTAATCGCATgaacttaatattaatttaccctatatataacaaaaatatctttaaaagaGTTCTTCGCTGATTGAGTTAATATTGTCTGTCATGATTAGAAAGCGACCGGTGAGTCCCTAGTGAATCTTAAGTATATTGATGAGACATGgaaagaattttcttttgcttccTCGAGATCATGAAAGGGCATTGCTCGATTCTAGCAAATTTGTAGATGACAAGGTGATTGATTATTTCTTCTATTAGCGATTACTTGATATAGTTTTCTACTTTTGTGATGTttcagaaatatttttaaggaaAGAGAGGCGTCAGGATTTAAAAAGGAAGGCATGAGCCATTATACTATTACTACTAGCTGATGATTTTTACTAACCTTTTCGATTCTGGAATTTGCATGGAGTGCCCTGTGCTCTACaggagaggaaagaaagagaataacAAACCTGACAATTGAAGTATCGTTAAAGGTAGAGGGAGAGCTAAGGAAAGTATTTTGAAGGAGAAATAATCGGCATCTTCACATTGCCTTAGGATGGATCTCTTCTTGCCTGTTTGGGAAGAAGTTGCGTCCGCGAAGATCTTAGATACACTGCATTTCCAGCAACTTGTTCATGGATGGACAGATTTTCTAATTATCCTTTAATCAAGGACACTTTACTTCTCCGAAACAACTGTCGCCAAGAATCATTAACTTCTACAACTTATGGTTGGTTCTGGAATTTAATGAACATAACACTCTCTGTTTGAAGtgtatagaataataaatctGCAATACATATTATGTCTCttctcttggttcctattcGGATTAGTGAAAATTGGTTTTGCAGCTTCAGTTGGATGAATAATTTAGCTCGCAGATATTCTTAAACTGTCATTTATTCTAGCAAGATAAACTATACATTCAGAGTTGCACATCAACTTTTAGATTCTTATGCCCACTAAAGCTTTTATTCCTATAAACTCTAATGCTTACATAGTCACTAGCGCTTAATTTCTTCCCGTCCTTATAAGGATCACGCAGTCAGGGAGTCTAGTCCTCTAGAATATTGAGACCTGGATACCGAGAAGACCTGGATCCAGGGCTAAGCACTGTAACTTCCTGTCTATTCTCCTTGAGCCTCCTGGCATCCTCCACGGAGACCTGGAATGCGTTTGCTACTACTTCCTCGGGCATGGATCTGATTGCTGAAACTCGTCCTGCTAGTTGGTTGATTCTTGCGTTGTCGTTGGTCTTGAAAGATACCCATTCTAGACCCTGGTTGCTTGCCTTTGTTATCACTACAAAGTTTTGTGGCACTGTGAACATTTGACCCTCTCGAACTTGGCCATCAAAGACTGAATCTCCATTTTCATTAACAATCTGAATGCGACCACTTCCTCTGGTGATGTATCGGATGCTATGGGCATTGATGTTCCAGTGTGGAGTCATTATAGCATTCTGCACGAATATAATCAAGAAAATTTGCTtcaagttatttattttctgatgAATGTAATGGTTTTGAGTCTTACCTTGTAGAGAACAGCTTTCTGAATACTGAGTTGAAGGTATCTGAGGATGGGGAAGTTGTGATTATTGAGGTTGGTGACACGCCCGGCCCGTGGGTTATAGATGTCAGCTTGTGATGGGTTGTTGATACTGTGTTTCATTCTGGCTGTGCAGAAAGTTTCCTCTAATCCATTATAGCTACCTTCACGGCCCCTCTCGAGTTGCCGTTGTGcttcttcctctctttcttGTCGTTCTTCTTCTTGGCTTCTTTGTGGGGCTAACATCTCTAAATCATGCTCCACACTCACGATAATGCCTCTGTTATCATTTTCACCCCTCATTTTTCTTGCAAGATCAACGTTAATGTTGAAAGCTTCTGCTATCATTTGCTCATCTATGCCTGAAAAGATATTGCGGGATCTTTCCTGTTGGCCTGTCCCGGTGCTTTGGCCTCTTATTCTTGTGCGGCCACTTTCACCTCTTTGGCTCTGTACTTCTCTTTGAGGGTTACCAGCAAGGAAGAATTCCTGGAATTAGATATCAAAATTAGAACATATCTAGATATTAAGATTCTCAATCACTACTGCAAAGTCTATATCATGAGTCTATATACGCGATTCTTACTCTGTGGTTCTGGTCAAGCTGGTTGGCAGGATTGCTTGTGTCAATGATTTGGACTAAAACAAGAGGAGATCGACCATTGTTGTAAATCCATTGAGCTACTCCAGCATGCAAGGCAATGATATCGCCCGCCCGGATTTGACGAACCTTCTGATGCTGGTCTCTCCGGCTCTGTCCTTGGCCTCGACTCTCCGACTCTGATTCTGATGGTGACTGATATGTCTCGGGACAACCTGGGAATACTGATCCCTGAATGCCTCTGCCTGCATTGaccataaaaaagaaatgcatTGAACCCATTTCttacaaaaatgagaaaattgtGCTATAAATTACATGATGAAAGAGTTGACATGCCTTGGACAACATAAATGAGCTTTGGTCCATTGACGTATTGTGGCAACAATAAGCCTCTCTGTTGAATGGTATGGCGCATAGCTACAACACCAACGCATTGGAACTGTTGATCATTCTCGTCCCAAATTTCTGTCAGACCAGCCTCCGATTGAATCCTGCGCGAGGGCTCAACAGCGTTAATGCGGTTGAGTTGGCACTCACCTCGTCTCCATCGTTGTTGTTGTTGCTTCTCTGGCCTCGAGGTTAGCTGAGCAACACAGCCATGCAACAGAACAAGAAAGCAGAGACTAAGACGGAGCAAAGGAGAGTAACccattgtatatttattatctaaaatgTGATGAAGTTGGGGACTGTAACAGGCTGCTATTTATAGACAAAAAAATAACGccatgaattttattatttgaattcaCATATATTATCCTTAAGagtaattctaaaaattttataaggtattttataaaataataataataacaataggTCCAACCAATGCCAAGttttatttggaaaaaaaaaaggttgatATAAGTATAATGTCCGGGACGTGGCAAATCGGATAGTGAGTTGTCTATATGTGTTTATGCATGTGTATTTGTCTTTATGTTATGCATGACTTTGATATAGTTCCTTGCTTACACATATAATTTTTCCTGAAGGGTACGTGTTGGTGATTTGCCATGAAGAGTTCAATTTCTAGTACTGATTGTTTTGATAGAACATCACATTACTCGAGGTTCTCtggttttttatttctctttctttcttttcttttcttttctttttcctcatATGGATGCTAGAATGTTAGAATTTGCcgataaaattgtaaaaacaTGGAACGGCATACTTCTGTACTGTAGAATTTACTGGAGAGAAAAgattcttatattttgatgTTGGTTATGACGAAACTTAATAATAAACACATTATTCGATGTTAATTACTTAAATATACTATATAGCTAAGCTACATAATCGACATTTGTTTAGAAGGCTAGCTTATTTTGCTAAGTTCTTAATTCATCAGTTGCGTTGCACAAGGAAGTACAATGATTTATcgatctctttttcttttccctatTGGTTTTTATTACTTCAGTTTACAGAGTTGAATTTTCAACTTTGTATAAATAGTTTCTCAAAAATTTTTAagtaaatctatttttttttttataatatatatcacaaataaacattaaattgCAGTTaatcttcttttaattatgaaattttattttattttattttatttatttaactttaatctaattattatatctattaaaaagaaattcatatgtttcatcttttctttttaattattgtccttcattaattattttttataatgtgtcactttttatttaaaaaataactgaaaaaaacatgttgaaaataaaacaaattaagatttttataaaataattgaaagtaCAATTAAATGACGGATTTGTGTCATTATATTAGTTGctttagaaaaggaaattacgcttgaaataataatcttaCGATTAGCAATAGGCTATAGACTAAACCCTTGAGCACCATGAGAAAACATTTTCTTccaaattaataatagaatattgaTTGAGGTTCCAATTCATAACGTAACAGTAAAAGAAAGCTCATTAATATCAGATTCAGCCTGAGAAAGTATAGATTGCCATTTCATCCGACCACATTTACTTCCCATAGAAATCCAAGATATTACAGCAGTTTCGTTTATTTCCAAATTAACTCTGCAGCATTACCATCTCTCTCAGAGAAAATACAAACTGTCAATGAACAGATCAAGTAACAAGTCCTTGTACATAAATCTAGCAATGATATTCCCACATCAACCAGCTAGCAGCTGAAATAAGTAAATCTTCTTCCGCTGATCATCGTTTAACACGTACGCTACAAGAATATTATATGTGTAAGCAAGAACATGTATCAGAATTACATGCAACACCAAGACAAACCCGCATGCAGAAACAATCAACACCATTTAACAAACGAGTTGCCACGTCCAGACGttgatccttttctttttccctatAAATACCATTCCGTCCAGTTTCCTTTTCATCACAAGTACATCGCCCTCTCTTCTCTGATATACACAATGGCTTgctcttcttttctctctctgaGTCTTTGccttcttattttgttccatAGCTCTCTTGCTCAAATAGAGCAAGCAACTTCGCCATACAGCGAGAAAAGAAGTCCGCAGCGAGGGCAACAGGATCAGTGTCAACTCAACCGTATTAACGCTGTCGAGCCTTCTCGTAGGTTTCAATCAGAAGCTGGTCTGACAGAAATTTGGGATGAGAATGATCAACAGTTCCAATGCGTTGGTGTTGTAGCTATGCGCCATACTATTCAACAGAGGGGCTTATTGTTGCCACAATACGTCAATGGACCTAAGCTCATTTATGTTGTCCAAGGCATGTCAACTCTTTCATCATGTATTTTGTAGCACAATTTTCTcattattataagaaatgaGTTCAATGCATTTCTTGTTTTATGGTCAATGCAGGCAGAGGCATTCAGGGATCAGTATTCCCAGGTTGTCCTGAGACATATCAGTCACCATCAGAATCACAGTCAGAGAGTCAAGGCCAAGGACAAAGCCGTAGAGACCAGCATCAGAAGGTTCGTCAAATCCGGGAGGGCGACGTCATTGCCTTGCATGCTGGAGTAGCTCAATGGATTTACAACAATGGTCGATCTCCTCTTGTTCTGGTCCAAATCATTGACACCAGCAATCCTGCCAATCAGCTTGACCAGAACCACAGAGTAAGAATCGCGTATATAGACTCATGATATAGACTTTGCATTAGTGATTGAGAATCTTAATCTATATAtgttctaattttaatatctaattccAGGACTTCTTCCTTGCTGGTAACCCTCAAAGAGAAGTACAGAGCCAAAGAGGTGAAAGAGGCCGCACGAGTGAAAGAAGATCAACCTCCACGGGAAGCGCACATGACAACTCCGGCAACGTCTTTTCAGGCATGGACGAGCGAGTGATAGCAGAATCGTTCAACATCAACACAGATCTTGCAAGAAAGTTAAGGGGTGAAAATGATTTGAGAGGCATCATTGTGAGCGTGGAGCATGATCTTGAGATGCTAGCCCCACAAAGAAGCCAAGAAGAAGAAcgagaagaaagagaagaagaagcacAACGACAATTGGAAAGGAGTCCTAGAGCCAGATTCAATGGCCTAGAGGAAACTTTCTGCACTGCCAGGTTGAGACACAACATCAACAAACCATCAGAAGCTGACATCTACAACCCACGTGCCGGCCGTGTCACCAGTGTCAATAGTCACAACCTCCCCATTCTCAGATACCTCCAACTCAGTATTCAGAAAGCCGTCCTTTACAAGGTAAGGCTTAACGAGACCTGAAATTTGACTAGCAGAGGTTGTATACTTGCCTAcacaataaaatttttgtaaatgatatattttttctgaTAATTTTATGCAGAATGCTCTAATGACACCACACTGGAACATCAATGCCCACAGCATTCGGTACATCACTAGAGGAAGTGGTCGTGTCCAGATCGTTAATGAAAATGGAGATTCAGTATTTGATGGACAAGTCCAAAGGGGTCAAATGTTCACAGTACCACAGAACTTTGTAGTAATAACGAAGGCAAGCAATGAAGGACTAGAATGGGTATCCTTCAAGACTAATGATAATGCAAAGATCAACCAACTAGCAGGACGGGTCTCAGCAATCAGGTCCATGCCTGAGGAGGTAGTAGCAAATGCATTCCAGGTATCCGTGGAAGATGCCAGGAGGCTTAAAGATAATAGACAGGAAGTCACACTGCTGAGTCCTGGATCTAGGTCAACATAAACGACTAGTTAATTAAGCTTGgaataatatgtaatttataataaaggaaaaaaaaaaaaccaatagCACTGTAAACTATTACAGTGAAGAATAAAACCCTAGTGGTTATGAACCAGTATCCAGTTCCTGATAGGCTTGTACTGTGAATGGATCTTGTGCGAGAGTCAACAAGCTTTGAGCTAAATAAATGGCAATAAACAAAATGCTACTTTTCATCCAAATATATgaatttccatttcttttcctccgatctatacataaataaaagaaagaaacattgCAAAAAAGATGGGATGTAgaaccattttttttaaaatatcctATGCATTAAAAGTTATCCAAATTTTGTCcacattttaattaaataaattacttatctaatagtttaattgaataatttttttctacttATCTTTGCaattgaaaatagaaaatataaataaaaaatataagtaaagAGAAATAcggaataaaattattaataactaCACTTGAATGGATAAAAAATACCATTAAAAGAAATGCacaaattgaattattatttaattattggactgcaaaatttaatttactaaaaatattcctaataaaaatatccaaTCCATAGACTTGAGTTTATGcaacaaataatattaaaagactAAATTATCGTTACTTGTAAAAGACTTCACCGTTGTTTATGgaattcattattatttttattatttatttatctatattttattttattttcactttttatcataaaatttttagagatataatttaacatctaatatttttataaaattattttttaattttaatcaaagagaataaaagaatgaaatatttagcattttccataaaaaatatgtttttatatgtttctctttattttatgtacTTAATTATCTATTCCCTTAacttatttatctttattttattttttaaatcattttttttttagtttcttaTTTATCTGTGTTTATTGTTTATGCATAGCActtcctttttattattatgatgcaaaaatttgataaaataaacttttaataatatatatatatatatatatatatatatatatagaataatatCCCATTTCTGTagaacaagaaaaattaatcCACAGTTCAATTATATGCTCATTCTAGagttcttatatatttttttttataggaaAAGGCTCATTTTTGCCTTCAATGTTTGGGTTGAGGACCAAATTTGTCCTTCAACTAATTTTTAGGACAAATGAACTGCCAAGcacatttttttatgttatattaGCCTCTCATTTAGCTGAGgctaattttaaaagaagtaACAAATGGACCCACTTAAAGTAACAATTGTTTTTATAGTCCTACTTAAATGAAGGACTAATATAACGCAGAAAACGgattttacaatttatttcTTCCAAAAATGATTTAAGTGGCAATTTTATTCCTCAACGTAGGCAAAAATGagtcttttcctttctttttcttttttttttttattattatcagattttagagttcttatagtaataaataaaaactttaagaAGAATGATTTTGCACAAACATAAAATACGATTATGTTTGTAAATACTTAATCCTGAACATCCCaattttcactttttctttttaaaagaaaagaaaaacctttTTTTCTCGATAAGGAAGCGTCCACGAGAAAACAAGTAAAAGAAGCTCCACTTATTTCTTTGAGAGCTCTCTCttgaagaagagagaaaatggcATCCTCCGTTACCTCGTCAATTGTAATCCCATCATTTCTCTGTAACAAGAACATTCAGTACGTCCCTCGCCATTTTCTCATGCGCAATGCACGAAATGCTCTCAGACCCATCAGTGCAAAGCTATCAGAGAAGAACGCTTTACAATACAAAAAACTCGGGGATTCTGATCTTGAAGTTAGCGAAATTACTCTTGGAACTGTAAGGAACGCTTATCTTTTTCCTCGATAATATTAATTGGGTTTTGCTTCTTTCGTGTATAACTGAATTGGATGGACTGTTTTGTAACTTTATTATCGCCAATGCTGGTTATCTTGTTCAGTTTTTATGTTCGATTCATGTTGCCTGACCCTATTTCAAGATTGGTAGAAAAGTTTGAAACTTCAgagaatttcttaattttgagACATTAAGAGTTTGTAGGATGGTTCTTATAGTTTGGCTGATTAGCAAAATTTACTGAAATGGAAGTTTGTCTGCCTCTAGCCATAAAGCTATATACTACTCCACTAcagtattttattatatggtGATAGTCTATTAATTTGCTTGCTACACTTGTTTGCTTTGCTTTACTTATGCGTTCTTGTAGCTGCGTGAGATGACTTCTGCAACTCCCTTGCCTTCTTTCTATCAGTTTCTTCTTACTAATTTTTGACATTGTTCTTGATTTGGGTTGTCTGAAGACTCTGGTCTAAGAAGCATAGACTGTGCATAGCCAAATGAacatctttaattatatttctctttAATGTTTCAGATGACCTTCGGGGAACAGAACACAGAGAAAGAAGCTCATGAAATTCTTAGCTATGCATTTGATCGTGGCATTAATATTCTTGACACTGCAGAAGCAGTAAGTTTTCAtcgttttcctttttcttctcgTCATGGCTCATTTAATTGTACTCTGATTGATATGCAAAATTCTGATTGTATTATGTGTTCCCATATTGGATAATTTCATTGGCTTCCTCaaaaatttttttagaaaggGAGCTGTGAGCATTTTCCCTGGTACTTCATTAGCATGTTCAAATGCATGTGCATTCTgcatactatatatatatatatatatatatgaatattgaATTTTGCATATATTTTCAGAAAGTGGCAGCCTTAAAACAAAGGCATTGATTATCCATTTAGGGGCAGCATCTGTATTGGACAGGCATCATGATGGATACAGTTGGGCAGTGTTGTATGTTTATTGTCCAATAAAATAGTAAACATCCTGTTCATTGTGAAatgatatatgaattaattctTTTGGTGTTGTAACTAGTGTTGGTAAGGATTTGGTGTAGGACTAAGATGCTAATCTAGAAGTTGAAGTTGCTCTTAAGTATAAGAATGTTAGAATAGGTTGTATAAACTGCTATGCATTCAGTTGGCTATGtatgaatatttaattgtCTTCTGATTAAATCATGTTACCATTCCTAGATTACTCAAAATCCATGTTTCTGTTTTCTGTTTGTTAGCCTTGTACCCTTGCTGTTAATTTTACCCTCAGCAACTATGATGTTGGAGCATGACTTTCTACATAAATATGGGTTTGCTGCATCAGTCCTATTTAATAGTCTTCTCACTGCTTCCAAGTGTACTTAAATAACTCATTGGTCAAACAACTATTCAGAGTTCCTAGAGCTCCCTATAAGGCTTGTTAGAAAACCCGTCCTCTGTTGTTCAAATTAAATGGTTTCATCTTTGTAATTTTCCCACTTGTTCCAAAATCTTATAAGTTGaattaatcataatcataGTTTTCTTGGCTTTCTATGTATATGCTAATTCTCTCTTTGCTTAACTTCAAGTTCAGTCAACTGAAATACCCCTTTCTGTTTTCTATATAATCATTTGTAAAATACTTgaattctcaaattcaaataaGTTCAATTAAAGTTCAGTTTTTCACAAGTGGGGTGAATCAGAATCTGGAAATCCCTGAAGCAGTTGACTAcaaata from Ricinus communis isolate WT05 ecotype wild-type chromosome 9, ASM1957865v1, whole genome shotgun sequence harbors:
- the LOC8280432 gene encoding 11S globulin seed storage protein Ana o 2.0101, with product MGYSPLLRLSLCFLVLLHGCVAQLTSRPEKQQQQRWRRGECQLNRINAVEPSRRIQSEAGLTEIWDENDQQFQCVGVVAMRHTIQQRGLLLPQYVNGPKLIYVVQGRGIQGSVFPGCPETYQSPSESESESRGQGQSRRDQHQKVRQIRAGDIIALHAGVAQWIYNNGRSPLVLVQIIDTSNPANQLDQNHREFFLAGNPQREVQSQRGESGRTRIRGQSTGTGQQERSRNIFSGIDEQMIAEAFNINVDLARKMRGENDNRGIIVSVEHDLEMLAPQRSQEEERQEREEEAQRQLERGREGSYNGLEETFCTARMKHSINNPSQADIYNPRAGRVTNLNNHNFPILRYLQLSIQKAVLYKNAIMTPHWNINAHSIRYITRGSGRIQIVNENGDSVFDGQVREGQMFTVPQNFVVITKASNQGLEWVSFKTNDNARINQLAGRVSAIRSMPEEVVANAFQVSVEDARRLKENRQEVTVLSPGSRSSRYPGLNILED
- the LOC8280433 gene encoding legumin B produces the protein MACSSFLSLSLCLLILFHSSLAQIEQATSPYSEKRSPQRGQQDQCQLNRINAVEPSRRFQSEAGLTEIWDENDQQFQCVGVVAMRHTIQQRGLLLPQYVNGPKLIYVVQGRGIQGSVFPGCPETYQSPSESQSESQGQGQSRRDQHQKVRQIREGDVIALHAGVAQWIYNNGRSPLVLVQIIDTSNPANQLDQNHRDFFLAGNPQREVQSQRGERGRTSERRSTSTGSAHDNSGNVFSGMDERVIAESFNINTDLARKLRGENDLRGIIVSVEHDLEMLAPQRSQEEEREEREEEAQRQLERSPRARFNGLEETFCTARLRHNINKPSEADIYNPRAGRVTSVNSHNLPILRYLQLSIQKAVLYKNALMTPHWNINAHSIRYITRGSGRVQIVNENGDSVFDGQVQRGQMFTVPQNFVVITKASNEGLEWVSFKTNDNAKINQLAGRVSAIRSMPEEVVANAFQVSVEDARRLKDNRQEVTLLSPGSRST